A stretch of the Pseudomonas sp. ACM7 genome encodes the following:
- a CDS encoding ABC transporter permease, which translates to MSVSSTSPALNRALLLSPVVLTLLALIAIPLGIMGYISLLPRNVYGGVDWQANWQLQSYVQLFFQEGFDGELELNWVYAQALLRSVFQAGGTTLLCFLFGFPVALWMSSLTPRRRNLMVLLITIPFWTNLLIRNYAWLIILREHGWVAQSINALFPQAGGITLLYNDFAVSVGLVYSFLPFMILPIYSTLEKLDWRLVEAAYDLGANRWHALRRIILPLSMPGVIAGALLVFVPSLGAFITPAILGGGKTLMIGNLIQQQFGTARNWPLGSSLSFLLLGILLLSLVLYALYSRSTAKTLHRGATA; encoded by the coding sequence ATGAGCGTCAGCAGCACTTCTCCCGCCCTCAACCGTGCGCTGTTGCTCAGCCCGGTGGTTCTGACTTTGCTGGCGCTGATCGCCATTCCGCTCGGCATCATGGGCTACATCAGCCTGTTGCCGCGCAATGTGTATGGCGGCGTCGACTGGCAGGCCAACTGGCAATTGCAAAGCTACGTGCAGCTGTTTTTCCAGGAAGGTTTCGACGGTGAACTGGAACTGAACTGGGTCTATGCCCAGGCGCTGTTGCGCTCGGTGTTCCAGGCCGGTGGCACCACGTTGCTGTGTTTCCTGTTCGGCTTCCCGGTGGCCTTGTGGATGTCGAGCCTGACACCACGTCGGCGCAACCTCATGGTGTTGCTGATCACCATTCCGTTCTGGACCAACCTGCTGATCCGCAACTACGCCTGGCTGATCATCCTGCGCGAACACGGCTGGGTCGCCCAAAGCATTAATGCGCTGTTCCCGCAGGCGGGCGGCATCACCCTGCTCTACAACGACTTCGCGGTCAGCGTCGGGCTGGTTTACAGCTTCCTGCCGTTCATGATTTTGCCGATCTACTCGACCCTGGAAAAACTCGACTGGCGCCTGGTGGAAGCGGCTTACGACCTCGGTGCCAATCGCTGGCACGCGTTGCGGCGGATCATCCTGCCGCTGTCGATGCCCGGCGTGATTGCCGGCGCGCTGCTGGTGTTCGTGCCGAGCCTCGGTGCCTTCATCACCCCGGCGATTCTCGGCGGCGGCAAGACGCTGATGATCGGCAACCTGATCCAGCAACAGTTCGGCACCGCGCGTAACTGGCCGCTGGGCAGTTCGCTGTCGTTCCTGCTGCTGGGAATTCTGCTGCTGTCCCTGGTGCTTTACGCCCTTTATAGCCGCAGCACCGCTAAAACCCTGCATCGGGGAGCCACCGCATGA
- a CDS encoding ABC transporter ATP-binding protein → MGHPTAIEVRNVSKRYSDDPGLAPALDNVSVDIADNEFFTLLGPSGCGKTTLLRTIAGFEQVSEGEIRLAGEPVNDLPPFKRRVNTVFQSYALFPHMSVAQNIAFGLEMQGLDRKLIPQRVDEMLALVQMQHLAQRKPAELSGGQQQRVALARALAPKPKVLLLDEPLSALDLKLRKEMQVELKRVQKEAGITFIFVTHDQEEALTLSDRIAVMSAGKILQIGTPNDIYERPQHRFVAQFIGDINFLPGHLKRGQQNEKLFVPSGMPVEIPCPAQGFDGASVQLAFRPERSQLVDPAQPHHLRGVIEAVLYVGTATLYQCRLNNDIKVMLRENNEGLNRGRVVGDRIAVNLPPHACLLMEA, encoded by the coding sequence ATGGGTCATCCAACAGCGATTGAAGTGCGTAACGTCTCCAAGCGGTATTCCGACGATCCGGGGCTGGCTCCAGCCCTCGACAACGTTTCAGTCGACATTGCCGACAATGAATTCTTCACCCTGCTCGGCCCTTCCGGCTGCGGCAAGACCACTTTGTTGCGGACCATCGCCGGCTTCGAACAGGTCAGCGAAGGCGAGATTCGTCTGGCAGGCGAACCGGTCAATGATTTGCCACCGTTCAAGCGCCGGGTCAACACCGTCTTCCAGAGCTACGCGCTGTTTCCGCACATGAGCGTCGCGCAGAATATCGCCTTCGGCCTCGAGATGCAGGGTCTTGATCGCAAGCTCATCCCGCAACGGGTCGATGAGATGCTCGCGCTGGTGCAAATGCAACACCTGGCCCAGCGCAAACCGGCCGAGCTGTCCGGCGGCCAGCAGCAGCGCGTAGCCCTGGCCCGGGCCCTGGCGCCGAAACCCAAAGTGCTGTTGCTCGACGAACCGCTGTCGGCGCTGGACTTGAAGCTGCGCAAGGAAATGCAGGTCGAACTCAAGCGCGTACAGAAGGAAGCCGGGATCACCTTCATTTTCGTCACCCACGATCAGGAAGAAGCGCTGACGCTGTCCGACCGCATCGCCGTGATGTCCGCCGGCAAGATCCTGCAAATCGGCACACCGAACGATATCTACGAACGGCCGCAGCATCGCTTCGTTGCTCAGTTTATCGGCGACATTAACTTCCTCCCCGGTCACCTCAAGCGCGGCCAGCAGAACGAAAAACTGTTCGTGCCGAGCGGCATGCCAGTGGAAATCCCTTGCCCGGCTCAAGGCTTCGACGGCGCCAGCGTGCAACTGGCGTTCCGTCCGGAACGTTCGCAATTGGTCGACCCGGCGCAACCGCATCACCTGCGCGGCGTGATTGAAGCGGTGTTGTATGTCGGCACCGCGACCCTTTACCAGTGCCGGTTGAACAACGACATCAAGGTCATGCTACGCGAGAACAACGAAGGCCTGAACCGCGGCCGGGTGGTCGGCGATCGCATCGCGGTCAACCTGCCGCCCCACGCCTGCCTGTTGATGGAGGCCTGA
- a CDS encoding GntR family transcriptional regulator produces MTEKKLETTVDRVYQGVYEAISKRSLRPGMKLGEASLAELFNVSRTSVRAALKQLEADGLVTTEPNKGASVSLPSDEEIRSLFETRRLIEIGIVTELCRRRDTAVTQDLRDHLLLEDEAHRSGDHERLIHLLGEFHIKLAQSLNNPVLLDWFRKLISRASLYAAALDDDSHEACRDDEHLRLIEFIEAGNQSAAIELTCMHLNGIEKAILDVAATLKTGYHPLKHLIEV; encoded by the coding sequence ATGACCGAGAAAAAACTCGAGACCACGGTCGACCGCGTCTACCAAGGGGTTTACGAGGCGATCAGCAAACGTTCATTGCGTCCCGGGATGAAGCTCGGCGAAGCCTCATTGGCCGAACTTTTTAATGTCAGCCGGACGTCGGTTCGTGCCGCGCTCAAACAGTTGGAGGCCGATGGCCTGGTCACCACCGAGCCCAACAAAGGAGCGTCGGTGTCGTTGCCCAGTGATGAGGAGATCCGTTCGCTGTTTGAAACGAGGCGCCTGATCGAGATCGGCATCGTCACTGAGCTCTGTCGTCGTCGTGATACTGCCGTGACCCAGGACCTGCGTGATCACCTGTTACTGGAGGATGAAGCGCACCGCAGCGGCGACCATGAACGGTTGATTCATCTGCTTGGCGAGTTCCACATCAAGCTCGCGCAAAGCCTGAACAACCCGGTGTTGCTGGACTGGTTCCGCAAGCTGATTTCCCGCGCCTCGCTGTACGCCGCCGCGCTGGATGACGACAGTCATGAAGCCTGCCGCGATGATGAACACCTGCGGTTGATCGAGTTCATCGAAGCGGGCAATCAGAGCGCTGCGATCGAACTGACCTGCATGCATTTGAATGGTATCGAGAAGGCCATTCTCGACGTCGCCGCCACGTTGAAAACCGGCTACCACCCGCTCAAGCACCTGATCGAGGTTTAG
- a CDS encoding PAS domain-containing sensor histidine kinase yields MQFLDDSHGCAGWNGEMAGRIRAFDWSLTELGDMDTWPASLCSAVQLMLASPLPMVMLWGRQGYMIYNDAYSTFAGGRHPYLLGSPVELGWPEVADFNRHVVDTCLAGGTLSYRNKVLELLRDGVPEDVWLDLYYSPVADDDGKPAGVMAIVVETTEHVISERRRQAAEDAYHADNERVRLALNAGALLGSFVWDIKGNALSGDERFARTFSYPPEQNLADLPTDIAEARIHPDDRSWVQEQINQSVETGEPFNAEYRVLRPDGSYLWVQASGGCEFNQQGEPFRFPGVLIDIHERKTAEESLLKFTRNLEQRVADEVEARLAAEEQLRQSQKLEAIGGLTGGVAHDFNNLLQVIAGNLHLLARHEPDNANVQRRVSASIAAVERGAKLSSQLLAFARRQPLSPAVCDLRQVFDGLGELLQRALGETIQINFTAAEALWHIYVDHNQLENAILNLAINARDAMNGEGTIDLSAENIALDSKFCAGKGIVAGDYVCVAVADRGIGMSPQVLAQAFEPFFTTKADGQGTGLGLSMVFGFVKQSGGHIEISSVVGQGTRVQLYFPRSLRPMLNETTRHDPQQRGGHETILVVEDNEAVRSAAVELLREEGYQVLTAANGDAAMQMLLDGAVVDLIFTDVVMPGLIKSSDLAAWAKMQTPPLAVLFTSGHTRDIISRNHQLSPDTYLLSKPYGPEALTQMVRTVLNG; encoded by the coding sequence ATGCAGTTTCTAGACGATAGCCATGGGTGTGCAGGCTGGAACGGTGAAATGGCTGGGCGCATCCGCGCGTTCGACTGGAGTCTGACTGAGCTTGGGGACATGGACACCTGGCCCGCAAGCCTGTGCAGCGCGGTGCAGTTGATGCTCGCGTCGCCACTGCCGATGGTGATGCTATGGGGCCGGCAGGGTTACATGATCTATAACGACGCGTACTCGACGTTCGCCGGTGGCCGCCATCCTTACCTGTTGGGTTCCCCGGTGGAACTGGGTTGGCCGGAAGTCGCCGACTTCAATCGGCATGTGGTCGATACCTGCCTGGCCGGCGGCACCTTGTCCTATCGCAACAAAGTCCTGGAGTTGCTGCGCGACGGGGTTCCCGAAGACGTCTGGCTGGACCTCTATTACAGCCCGGTCGCTGATGACGACGGGAAACCGGCCGGGGTCATGGCGATAGTGGTCGAGACCACCGAGCATGTGATTTCCGAACGCCGTCGTCAGGCCGCCGAGGACGCCTATCACGCCGACAACGAACGGGTGCGCCTGGCGCTCAATGCCGGGGCTTTGCTCGGCTCGTTCGTCTGGGACATCAAGGGCAATGCGCTCTCCGGTGACGAGCGTTTCGCCCGCACCTTTTCGTACCCGCCGGAGCAGAACCTGGCCGACCTGCCAACGGACATCGCCGAAGCACGGATCCATCCCGATGACCGCAGCTGGGTGCAGGAGCAGATCAACCAATCAGTGGAAACCGGCGAACCCTTTAACGCCGAGTATCGGGTCCTGCGCCCGGATGGCAGTTATCTGTGGGTGCAGGCGAGTGGTGGCTGCGAGTTCAATCAGCAGGGCGAACCGTTCCGTTTTCCCGGGGTCTTGATCGACATCCACGAACGCAAGACCGCCGAAGAATCCCTGCTCAAGTTCACCCGCAATCTGGAGCAACGCGTTGCCGACGAAGTCGAGGCGCGGCTGGCCGCTGAAGAACAATTGCGTCAATCGCAGAAACTCGAAGCCATTGGTGGCCTCACCGGCGGCGTGGCCCATGACTTCAACAACTTGTTGCAGGTGATCGCCGGCAACCTGCACTTGCTGGCGCGGCATGAGCCGGACAATGCCAACGTGCAGCGCCGCGTCAGTGCGTCGATTGCCGCAGTCGAGCGCGGCGCCAAACTGTCTTCGCAATTGCTCGCGTTCGCCCGTCGTCAGCCCTTGTCGCCAGCGGTCTGCGACCTGCGGCAGGTCTTCGATGGACTCGGGGAATTGTTGCAGCGGGCGCTGGGGGAAACCATTCAGATCAACTTCACCGCTGCGGAAGCTCTTTGGCACATCTACGTGGACCACAATCAACTGGAAAACGCCATCCTCAATCTGGCGATCAATGCCCGGGACGCCATGAACGGCGAGGGGACCATTGACCTGAGCGCCGAGAACATCGCCCTTGACAGCAAGTTTTGTGCAGGCAAGGGCATCGTCGCCGGCGACTATGTCTGCGTAGCGGTGGCTGACAGGGGTATCGGCATGTCGCCACAGGTGCTCGCGCAGGCTTTCGAACCGTTTTTTACCACCAAGGCCGATGGCCAGGGCACGGGTCTGGGCCTGAGCATGGTGTTCGGTTTCGTCAAGCAAAGTGGTGGGCATATCGAGATTTCCAGCGTGGTCGGGCAGGGCACTCGAGTGCAGCTGTATTTCCCTCGCAGCCTGCGCCCGATGCTCAACGAAACGACACGTCATGACCCGCAACAGCGAGGCGGACACGAAACCATTCTGGTGGTCGAGGACAACGAGGCGGTGCGCAGCGCAGCGGTGGAGTTACTGCGTGAAGAGGGTTATCAAGTGCTGACGGCGGCCAACGGCGACGCCGCGATGCAGATGTTGCTGGATGGCGCCGTGGTCGACCTGATTTTCACCGACGTGGTCATGCCCGGCCTGATCAAAAGCTCGGACCTGGCCGCCTGGGCCAAGATGCAGACGCCGCCGCTGGCCGTGCTGTTCACCTCGGGCCACACCCGTGACATTATTTCGCGCAATCACCAACTCAGCCCCGACACTTACTTGCTGAGCAAACCCTATGGTCCCGAGGCGCTGACCCAAATGGTCCGCACCGTGCTAAACGGCTGA
- the uvrA gene encoding excinuclease ABC subunit UvrA codes for MTSKRTSNSPSGMVRVRGAREHNLKNVDVDIPRDALVVFTGVSGSGKSSLAFSTLYAEAQRRYFESVAPYARRLIDQVGVPDVDSIEGLPPAVALQQQRGTPSTRSSVGSVTTLSSLIRMLYSRAGSYPPGQPMLYAEDFSPNTPQGACAECHGLGRVYEVTEALMVPDPSLTIRQRAVASWPTAWQGQNLRDILVTMGYDVDKPWRDLPKKLRDWILFTEETPTVPVYAGLTPEETKIALKRKMEPSYQGTFTGARRYILHTFSHSQSALMKKRVSQFMLGSPCPLCDGKRLKREALSVTFAGYDIGELSQMPLLQVAEVLKPVAAHSYLEQTEVAGEVLTHDQTRVAREQRVAHGASGHANAPDVRHTPNLSVEKRLAAQRIAQDLLERVSTLTDLGLGYLALERSTPTLSSGELQRLRLATQLGSQLFGVIYVLDEPSAGLHPADGEALFEALQRLKAAGNTLFVVEHDLETMRRADWLIDVGPAAGEHGGQVLYSGPPPGLAQVTNSQTRAYLFAEQVTQPQASRKANDWLRLEGITRNNLNNLSVEFPLGCFTAVTGVSGSGKSSLVSQALLELVGAHLGRTASDSEPETLSLEDDAPQVSGGQVTAGLESIKRLVQVDQKPIGRTPRSNLATYTGLFDNVRKLYAATPEAQAEGYDAGQFSFNVAKGRCPTCEGEGFVSVELLFMPSVYAPCSTCHGARYNPETLAIIWQGLNIAQVLQLTVDEAVTVFTEQPGIRRSLEVLRDIGLGYLRLGQPATELSGGEAQRIKLATELQRNQRGATLYVLDEPTTGLHPRDVDRLLEQLNTLVTAGHTVIVVEHEMRVVAQSDWVIDIGPGAGDQGGKIVVSGTPQKVANSKKSRTAPFLARTLG; via the coding sequence ATGACATCCAAGCGCACTTCCAATTCCCCCTCCGGCATGGTCAGGGTGCGTGGCGCCCGGGAACACAATCTCAAAAACGTCGATGTCGACATCCCCCGGGATGCCCTGGTGGTGTTCACTGGCGTGTCCGGTTCGGGGAAATCGTCGCTGGCGTTCTCGACCCTCTACGCCGAAGCGCAACGCCGCTATTTCGAATCCGTGGCGCCTTATGCGCGGCGTCTGATCGATCAGGTCGGGGTGCCGGACGTCGACTCCATCGAAGGCTTGCCGCCCGCGGTGGCGCTCCAGCAACAACGGGGTACGCCGAGCACGCGCTCTTCGGTGGGCAGCGTGACGACGTTGTCGAGCCTGATCCGCATGCTGTACTCCCGGGCCGGCAGTTATCCGCCGGGGCAACCGATGCTCTATGCGGAAGATTTTTCGCCCAACACGCCCCAGGGCGCGTGCGCCGAATGTCATGGGCTGGGGCGGGTGTATGAAGTCACCGAAGCGCTGATGGTCCCGGACCCGAGCCTGACCATTCGCCAGCGCGCGGTCGCCTCCTGGCCCACCGCCTGGCAGGGACAGAACCTGCGCGACATCCTGGTGACCATGGGTTACGACGTCGATAAACCCTGGCGCGATCTGCCGAAAAAACTGCGCGACTGGATTCTCTTCACCGAAGAAACACCCACGGTGCCGGTGTATGCCGGGCTCACTCCCGAAGAAACCAAAATTGCGCTCAAACGCAAAATGGAACCGAGTTACCAGGGCACGTTCACCGGCGCCCGGCGCTACATCCTGCACACCTTCAGCCATTCCCAAAGCGCGCTGATGAAGAAGCGCGTCTCGCAATTCATGCTCGGCAGCCCGTGCCCGTTGTGCGATGGCAAACGGCTCAAGCGCGAGGCGTTGTCGGTGACCTTTGCCGGTTACGACATCGGCGAACTGTCGCAGATGCCGTTGCTGCAAGTGGCCGAAGTCTTGAAACCAGTGGCCGCTCACAGCTACCTCGAACAGACCGAGGTGGCGGGTGAGGTATTGACGCACGACCAGACCCGCGTGGCCCGCGAGCAACGAGTGGCCCACGGCGCCAGTGGTCACGCCAACGCGCCGGATGTACGCCACACACCGAACCTGTCAGTGGAGAAACGCCTGGCCGCGCAGCGGATCGCTCAGGACTTGCTGGAACGGGTCAGCACATTGACCGATCTGGGGCTCGGTTACCTGGCGCTGGAACGCAGCACGCCGACGCTGTCGTCCGGTGAGTTGCAGCGTCTGCGTCTGGCGACACAATTGGGTTCGCAGTTGTTCGGCGTGATCTACGTACTGGATGAACCGTCGGCCGGTCTGCACCCCGCGGATGGCGAAGCATTGTTCGAAGCGCTGCAACGCCTGAAGGCTGCCGGCAACACCTTGTTCGTGGTCGAGCATGACCTGGAAACCATGCGTCGCGCCGACTGGTTGATCGACGTGGGCCCGGCGGCCGGCGAGCATGGCGGGCAAGTCCTGTACAGCGGACCGCCGCCAGGGTTGGCGCAGGTGACGAACTCGCAGACGCGCGCTTATCTGTTCGCCGAGCAGGTCACTCAGCCCCAAGCCAGCCGTAAGGCGAACGATTGGCTACGGCTGGAAGGCATCACTCGCAATAACCTGAACAACCTCAGCGTCGAGTTTCCGCTGGGCTGTTTTACCGCGGTGACGGGCGTCTCCGGTTCCGGTAAATCGAGCCTGGTCAGTCAGGCGCTGCTGGAACTGGTGGGCGCGCATCTCGGGCGCACGGCAAGCGATAGCGAACCGGAAACGTTGAGCCTGGAGGATGACGCACCACAAGTCAGCGGCGGTCAGGTCACGGCGGGACTGGAATCGATCAAGCGCCTGGTGCAAGTCGATCAGAAACCTATCGGCCGCACGCCGCGTTCGAACCTGGCGACCTACACCGGTCTCTTCGACAACGTGCGCAAACTGTACGCCGCCACACCCGAGGCGCAGGCCGAGGGATACGACGCGGGTCAGTTTTCCTTCAACGTTGCCAAGGGCCGTTGCCCGACGTGCGAAGGTGAAGGCTTCGTCAGCGTCGAATTGCTGTTCATGCCCAGCGTCTATGCACCGTGCTCGACCTGTCACGGCGCGCGTTACAACCCCGAGACGCTGGCAATCATCTGGCAAGGGTTGAACATCGCCCAGGTGTTGCAGTTGACGGTGGACGAAGCGGTCACGGTGTTTACCGAGCAACCGGGTATTCGTCGTTCTCTGGAGGTGCTGCGCGATATCGGCCTGGGTTATCTGCGCCTCGGCCAGCCGGCGACCGAGCTGTCGGGCGGTGAAGCCCAGCGGATCAAACTGGCCACCGAGCTGCAACGCAACCAGCGCGGGGCCACGCTGTATGTGCTCGACGAGCCCACCACCGGTTTGCACCCAAGGGATGTAGATCGCTTGCTCGAACAGTTGAATACGCTAGTGACGGCGGGGCATACGGTGATCGTCGTCGAACATGAAATGCGCGTGGTGGCGCAGAGTGACTGGGTGATCGACATCGGCCCGGGGGCGGGGGATCAGGGCGGGAAGATAGTCGTCAGTGGCACGCCACAGAAAGTCGCCAACAGCAAAAAGAGCCGGACCGCACCGTTTTTGGCCAGAACCCTAGGGTAA